One segment of Macrotis lagotis isolate mMagLag1 chromosome 1, bilby.v1.9.chrom.fasta, whole genome shotgun sequence DNA contains the following:
- the LOC141501651 gene encoding endogenous retrovirus group K member 25 Pro protein-like — protein MAIGLGISLPWIESESVPQVNWCTEVRLQRPIIQINIEGKLVSGMIDTGADVSVIDSAQWDPSWPLMSSTTPILGVGGHQGARKAERHLRWSYEGQSGFIHPLKITGLGSALWGRDLLHQLQLYLTTPEHLATNS, from the coding sequence ATGGCTATTGGCCTAGGAATATCTTTGCCATGGATTGAGAGTGAGAGTGTCCCACAAGTAAATTGGTGCACTGAAGTCCGATTACAACGGCCTAttatacagataaatatagaAGGTAAATTAGTGTCAGGAATGATCGACACTGGAGCTGATGTCTCTGTTATTGATTCAGCACAGTGGGACCCCTCTTGGCCACTTATGTCATCTACCAcccctattttgggggtgggaggccaTCAAGGGGCTAGAAAAGCAGAGCGTCATTTAAGATGGAGTTATGAAGGACAAAGTGGTTTTATTCATCCCTTAAAGATTACGGGACTAGGCTCTGCCCTGTGGGGTAGAGATTTGTTACATCAGTTACAATTGTATCTTACCACCCCTGAACATTTGGCAACAAACTCCTAG